In Primulina huaijiensis isolate GDHJ02 chromosome 6, ASM1229523v2, whole genome shotgun sequence, a single window of DNA contains:
- the LOC140978682 gene encoding uncharacterized protein isoform X2 — protein MATTTYAIMETSSNEGITATTVGQMYHIKTVLYQTMTSNFEQGSTSTCHGLTDLNHQGINFNENNVITNIRRYPRPRRFRNLARNFGESEINCRWQFSAPRICVHYQALLFHGETSQFCCRNGNTNLDHIPSPIELQELYAADNEEGRHFRQFIRTYNRVFSFASMGVNLDESLATGTHVIYTFRAHGSIYHSIGSLLPNENCRPTYMRMWIVDTDHDIDNRLHENPELRRELLLKIQNILDQHNPFVHVFRQIGKCQDIPNCRIIIRQQKPNEHQYSLPTTSQVAAVIVDNEFKETLRGRDITIQGIGGNLISIQDKVGYYDPLQYPLLLPYGTYGWDINSRNINGTRLTCLNYYAHMLQIRENSPSLLLRGGRLLQQYVVDNYVKIETQRLRWISSNQRDMRSELYQRLQDCLHGGENNAGIITLLL, from the exons ATGGCTACCACAACATATGCAATAATGGAAACTTCTTCAAATGAAG GTATCACCGCAACTACGGTTGGACAAATGTATCATATAAAGACAGTACTTTATCAAACAATGACATCAAATTTTGAGCAAGGGAGTACTAGCACATGCCATGGTCTAACTGATTTAAATCATCAAG GAATCAACTTCAATGAAAACAATGTCATTACTAACATACGACGCTATCCACGTCCACGTCGATTTCGTAACCTAGCAAGAAATTTTGGTGAAAGTGAGATAAATTGTCGGTGGCAATTTTCTGCCCCAAGAATTTGTGTACACTACCAAGCTCTATTGTTTCATGGTGAAACATCACAATTCTGCTGTAGAAATGGAAATACAAATTTGGATCATATCCCTTCTCCCATTGAATTACAAGAGTTGTATGCTGCTGATAATGAGGAAGGAAGACATTTTCGACAGTTCATAAGGACATACAATCGTGTTTTCTCTTTTGCATCGATGGGAGTCAACTTAGATGAGTCCTTAGCAACTGGTACGCATGTAATTTACACATTTCGTGCCCATGGATCAATATATCACTCGATTGGAAGTCTTTTACCAAATGAGAATTGTAGGCCAACGTACATGCGGATGTGGATTGTAGACACAGATCATGATATAGACAATAGACTTCATGAAAATCCAGAACTAAGGCGAGAATTACTGCTTAAGATACAAAACATTCTTGATCAACACAATCCATTTGTGCACGTGTTTCGACAAATTGGCAAATGTCAAGACATACCTAACTGTAGGATCATCATCAGGCAACAAAAACCTAATGAACATCAATATAGTTTACCAACAACATCTCAAGTAGCAGCTGTAATTGTTGACAACGAATTCAAAGAAACTTTGAGAGGTCGAGATATTACTATACAAGGTATCGGTGGAAATCTTATCAGCATTCAAGATAAAGTTGGCTATTATGATCCTCTGCAATATCCACTCCTTCTGCCATATGGTACATATGGTTGGGACATAAATAGCCGAAATATCAATGGTACCCGGTTAACATGCTTAAATTACTATGCGCATATGCTACAA ATACGAGAAAATTCTCCATCTTTGCTACTTAGAGGAGGCCGTCTACTTCAACAATACGTAGTTGACAATTACGTAAAGATTGAAACACAAAGACTACGATGGATAAGTTCAAATCAACGTGATATGCGTTCTGAACTTTACCAAAGATTGCAAGATTGTTTACATGGAGGTGAAAATAATGCAGGTATCATAAcactattattataa
- the LOC140979420 gene encoding probably inactive leucine-rich repeat receptor-like protein kinase At5g48380 yields the protein MMAPLSEFKLFCFQARTTLVIISIWLILTESICFAAESDVDCLKSIKDSLEDPLNHLRYSWNFTNDTTNGYICNFDGIECWHEAENKVLNIKLVDMGLRGEFPQGIVNCSSLTGLYLSNNNIYGNIPNNISKLTTYLTTLDLSSNQLSGGIPEDLAKCQYLNVIKLDNNQLSGEIPLQISLLNRIKTFSVANNKLTGPVPRFINATITAESYAGNAGLCGGPLRSCDVSKKTRVPAIVGAAVGGVVVAALGVGIGMFIYLRKVSRTKKDEDLLGNKWARSIKGTKHTKLKMFDKAVSKINLRDLMKSTNDFSKENIIGSGRTGTMYKAVLEDGTSLMVKRLQDTQHSEKEFMSEMATLGSVKHSNLVPLLGFCTTKKERLLVYKNMPNGNLHDKLHEVTDGGKVIDWPPRLKIAIGAAKGFAWLHHTCNPRIIHRNISSKCILLDVDYEPKISDFGLARLMNPIESHLSTFVNGDFGELGYVAPEYTRTLTATPKGDVYSFGVVLLELVTREKSNFVKRAPESFKGNLVEWISQLSSTSTIQDSIDTALKGKGYDTELLQFLKVACNCVRPGPKERPTMFEVYQLLRAIGQKYNFTTEDDVLALSDVGDTEQLVELIVARDA from the exons ATGATGGCTCCTTTATCAGAATTCAAGTTATTCTGTTTTCAAGCTCGTACTACTCTTGTTATCATCTCTATTTGGTTGATCCTAACCGAATCAATCTGCTTTGCCGCTGAAAGTGACGTGGACTGTCTCAAATCCATTAAAGATTCTTTGGAAGACCCACTCAACCACTTAAGATATTCATGGAATTTCACTAACGATACTACTAATGGTTATATCTGTAACTTTGATGGCATTGAGTGCTGGCACGAAGCTGAGAATAAGGTCCTAAATATCAAGCTTGTGGACATGGGACTTAGGGGAGAGTTTCCTCAAGGAATTGTTAATTGCTCATCGTTGACTGGCTTATATCTTTCGAACAACAATATCTATGGCAACATTCCAAATAATATCTCAAAGTTAACTACATATTTGACGACTCTCGACCTATCATCCAATCAATTATCAGGAGGGATCCCCGAGGATCTTGCCAAATGCCAATACTTGAATGTTATTAAACTCGATAACAACCAATTGAGCGGTGAAATCCCTCTTCAGATCAGCCTACTTAACCGAATCAAGACTTTTTCGGTGGCAAACAACAAATTGACTGGTCCTGTTCCAAGATTTATCAATGCAACTATTACAGCTGAGAGCTATGCAGGTAATGCGGGACTGTGTGGTGGTCCTTTGCGTTCGTGTGATGTTTCAAAGAAAACCCGTGTTCCGGCAATTGTCGGGGCAGCTGTTGGTGGTGTGGTTGTTGCAGCTTTAGGTGTAGGAATCGGCATGTTCATCTATTTGCGTAAGGTCTCGAGAACAAAGAAGGATGAAGATCTTCTGGGCAACAAATGGGCAAGGAGTATCAAGGGTACCAAACACACTAAG cttAAAATGTTTGACAAAGCGGTGTCTAAAATAAACTTAAGAGATCTCATGAAGAGCACTAATGACTTCAGCAAAGAAAACATTATCGGGTCGGGAAGAACTGGAACGATGTACAAAGCAGTACTTGAAGATGGAACCTCTCTTATGGTGAAGAGATTGCAGGATACTCAACACTCAGAAAAagaatttatgtctgaaatGGCTACTCTAGGAAGCGTGAAACACAGTAACTTGGTTCCACTTCTTGGTTTTTGTACGACTAAGAAGGAAAGACTCCTAGTCTATAAGAACATGCCGAATGGGAACCTTCATGATAAGCTGCATGAAGTAACTGATGGTGGAAAGGTTATCGACTGGCCTCCCAGGCTCAAAATTGCGATTGGGGCAGCGAAAGGATTCGCTTGGCTCCACCACACTTGTAATCCACGTATAATTCACCGAAATATCAGTTCAAAATGCATACTACTGGATGTGGATTACGAGCCCAAAATATCTGATTTTGGACTTGCTAGGCTCATGAATCCCATCGAATCTCATTTGAGCACGTTTGTGAATGGTGATTTCGGGGAGTTGGGGTATGTTGCTCCTGAATATACTAGAACTTTAACAGCCACCCCCAAAGGCGATGTCTATAGTTTTGGGGTTGTGCTTCTGGAGTTGGTAACCAGGGAGAAATCAAATTTTGTCAAAAGAGCCCCCGAAAGTTTCAAGGGGAATCTAGTTGAGTGGATTTCACAACTCTCAAGTACCTCTACGATTCAAGATTCGATCGACACAGCCCTGAAAGGGAAAGGTTATGATACCGAGCTTCTCCAGTTTCTCAAGGTCGCCTGTAATTGTGTGCGTCCAGGTCCGAAAGAGAGGCCCACGATGTTCGAAGTTTACCAGCTTTTGAGAGCTATTGGACAGAAGTACAATTTCACAACAGAAGATGATGTTTTGGCCCTGTCTGACGTCGGGGATACTGAACAACTTGTGGAACTCATAGTTGCTCGAGATGCATGA
- the LOC140978682 gene encoding uncharacterized protein isoform X3 yields the protein MATTTYAIMETSSNEGGITATTVGQMYHIKTVLYQTMTSNFEQGSTSTCHGLTDLNHQGINFNENNVITNIRRYPRPRRFRNLARNFGESEINCRWQFSAPRICVHYQALLFHGETSQFCCRNGNTNLDHIPSPIELQELYAADNEEGRHFRQFIRTYNRVFSFASMGVNLDESLATGTHVIYTFRAHGSIYHSIGSLLPNENCRPTYMRMWIVDTDHDIDNRLHENPELRRELLLKIQNILDQHNPFVHVFRQIGKCQDIPNCRIIIRQQKPNEHQYSLPTTSQVAAVIVDNEFKETLRGRDITIQGIGGNLISIQDKVGYYDPLQYPLLLPYGTYGWDINSRNINDTRKFSIFAT from the exons ATGGCTACCACAACATATGCAATAATGGAAACTTCTTCAAATGAAGGTG GTATCACCGCAACTACGGTTGGACAAATGTATCATATAAAGACAGTACTTTATCAAACAATGACATCAAATTTTGAGCAAGGGAGTACTAGCACATGCCATGGTCTAACTGATTTAAATCATCAAG GAATCAACTTCAATGAAAACAATGTCATTACTAACATACGACGCTATCCACGTCCACGTCGATTTCGTAACCTAGCAAGAAATTTTGGTGAAAGTGAGATAAATTGTCGGTGGCAATTTTCTGCCCCAAGAATTTGTGTACACTACCAAGCTCTATTGTTTCATGGTGAAACATCACAATTCTGCTGTAGAAATGGAAATACAAATTTGGATCATATCCCTTCTCCCATTGAATTACAAGAGTTGTATGCTGCTGATAATGAGGAAGGAAGACATTTTCGACAGTTCATAAGGACATACAATCGTGTTTTCTCTTTTGCATCGATGGGAGTCAACTTAGATGAGTCCTTAGCAACTGGTACGCATGTAATTTACACATTTCGTGCCCATGGATCAATATATCACTCGATTGGAAGTCTTTTACCAAATGAGAATTGTAGGCCAACGTACATGCGGATGTGGATTGTAGACACAGATCATGATATAGACAATAGACTTCATGAAAATCCAGAACTAAGGCGAGAATTACTGCTTAAGATACAAAACATTCTTGATCAACACAATCCATTTGTGCACGTGTTTCGACAAATTGGCAAATGTCAAGACATACCTAACTGTAGGATCATCATCAGGCAACAAAAACCTAATGAACATCAATATAGTTTACCAACAACATCTCAAGTAGCAGCTGTAATTGTTGACAACGAATTCAAAGAAACTTTGAGAGGTCGAGATATTACTATACAAGGTATCGGTGGAAATCTTATCAGCATTCAAGATAAAGTTGGCTATTATGATCCTCTGCAATATCCACTCCTTCTGCCATATGGTACATATGGTTGGGACATAAATAGCCGAAATATCAATG ATACGAGAAAATTCTCCATCTTTGCTACTTAG
- the LOC140978682 gene encoding uncharacterized protein isoform X1, with translation MATTTYAIMETSSNEGGITATTVGQMYHIKTVLYQTMTSNFEQGSTSTCHGLTDLNHQGINFNENNVITNIRRYPRPRRFRNLARNFGESEINCRWQFSAPRICVHYQALLFHGETSQFCCRNGNTNLDHIPSPIELQELYAADNEEGRHFRQFIRTYNRVFSFASMGVNLDESLATGTHVIYTFRAHGSIYHSIGSLLPNENCRPTYMRMWIVDTDHDIDNRLHENPELRRELLLKIQNILDQHNPFVHVFRQIGKCQDIPNCRIIIRQQKPNEHQYSLPTTSQVAAVIVDNEFKETLRGRDITIQGIGGNLISIQDKVGYYDPLQYPLLLPYGTYGWDINSRNINGTRLTCLNYYAHMLQIRENSPSLLLRGGRLLQQYVVDNYVKIETQRLRWISSNQRDMRSELYQRLQDCLHGGENNAGIITLLL, from the exons ATGGCTACCACAACATATGCAATAATGGAAACTTCTTCAAATGAAGGTG GTATCACCGCAACTACGGTTGGACAAATGTATCATATAAAGACAGTACTTTATCAAACAATGACATCAAATTTTGAGCAAGGGAGTACTAGCACATGCCATGGTCTAACTGATTTAAATCATCAAG GAATCAACTTCAATGAAAACAATGTCATTACTAACATACGACGCTATCCACGTCCACGTCGATTTCGTAACCTAGCAAGAAATTTTGGTGAAAGTGAGATAAATTGTCGGTGGCAATTTTCTGCCCCAAGAATTTGTGTACACTACCAAGCTCTATTGTTTCATGGTGAAACATCACAATTCTGCTGTAGAAATGGAAATACAAATTTGGATCATATCCCTTCTCCCATTGAATTACAAGAGTTGTATGCTGCTGATAATGAGGAAGGAAGACATTTTCGACAGTTCATAAGGACATACAATCGTGTTTTCTCTTTTGCATCGATGGGAGTCAACTTAGATGAGTCCTTAGCAACTGGTACGCATGTAATTTACACATTTCGTGCCCATGGATCAATATATCACTCGATTGGAAGTCTTTTACCAAATGAGAATTGTAGGCCAACGTACATGCGGATGTGGATTGTAGACACAGATCATGATATAGACAATAGACTTCATGAAAATCCAGAACTAAGGCGAGAATTACTGCTTAAGATACAAAACATTCTTGATCAACACAATCCATTTGTGCACGTGTTTCGACAAATTGGCAAATGTCAAGACATACCTAACTGTAGGATCATCATCAGGCAACAAAAACCTAATGAACATCAATATAGTTTACCAACAACATCTCAAGTAGCAGCTGTAATTGTTGACAACGAATTCAAAGAAACTTTGAGAGGTCGAGATATTACTATACAAGGTATCGGTGGAAATCTTATCAGCATTCAAGATAAAGTTGGCTATTATGATCCTCTGCAATATCCACTCCTTCTGCCATATGGTACATATGGTTGGGACATAAATAGCCGAAATATCAATGGTACCCGGTTAACATGCTTAAATTACTATGCGCATATGCTACAA ATACGAGAAAATTCTCCATCTTTGCTACTTAGAGGAGGCCGTCTACTTCAACAATACGTAGTTGACAATTACGTAAAGATTGAAACACAAAGACTACGATGGATAAGTTCAAATCAACGTGATATGCGTTCTGAACTTTACCAAAGATTGCAAGATTGTTTACATGGAGGTGAAAATAATGCAGGTATCATAAcactattattataa